A genomic window from Halobaculum sp. MBLA0147 includes:
- a CDS encoding ABC transporter ATP-binding protein yields MKLELDGLGKQYGDTWALHDVTLEVEPGVVGLLGPNGAGKSTLMQIVTTFTEPTAGTVRWNGTDVIEEPTVMREAVGYLPQEFGVYPRLTAREFLRYLAAVRGLSSPGDRIDDLLDVVNLSAAADERLGGFSGGMRRRVGIAQALLTDPELLIVDEPTVGLDPTERARFRRLLGALAADRIVILSTHIVPDVEATADEVALLDDGELVAHTTPGALLDRVEDYVWEVVVPESAVDEIGREYTVASTTRRSDGVHLRVLSAERPTADARSVDPTLEDAYLHEVETDRIGVAPEVAP; encoded by the coding sequence GTGAAGTTGGAACTCGACGGCCTCGGGAAACAGTACGGCGACACGTGGGCACTCCACGACGTGACACTGGAGGTAGAGCCGGGTGTCGTCGGCTTGCTGGGCCCGAACGGTGCCGGCAAGTCGACGTTGATGCAGATCGTCACGACGTTCACCGAGCCGACGGCGGGGACCGTCCGCTGGAACGGGACGGACGTGATCGAGGAGCCGACCGTGATGCGCGAGGCAGTCGGCTACCTCCCCCAAGAGTTCGGCGTCTACCCGCGACTGACGGCCCGGGAGTTCCTACGGTACCTCGCCGCCGTGCGCGGGCTGTCGTCTCCGGGCGACCGGATCGACGATCTCCTCGACGTGGTGAACCTCTCGGCGGCGGCCGACGAGCGTCTCGGGGGATTCTCCGGCGGGATGCGTCGACGTGTCGGGATCGCACAGGCACTCCTGACGGACCCGGAGTTGTTGATCGTCGACGAGCCGACGGTCGGGTTGGACCCGACGGAGCGCGCCCGATTCCGACGACTCCTCGGCGCGTTGGCCGCAGATCGGATCGTGATCCTCTCGACACACATCGTCCCGGACGTGGAGGCGACCGCCGACGAGGTCGCGCTGCTCGACGACGGCGAGTTGGTCGCACACACGACCCCCGGTGCGTTGCTGGATCGGGTCGAGGACTACGTCTGGGAGGTCGTCGTTCCGGAGTCTGCGGTCGACGAGATCGGACGCGAGTACACCGTCGCGAGTACGACACGCCGGAGTGACGGAGTGCACCTGCGTGTCCTCTCGGCGGAGCGACCGACCGCCGACGCGCGCTCCGTCGACCCGACGCTGGAGGATGCGTACCTCCACGAGGTCGAGACGGACCGGATCGGTGTCGCGCCGGAGGTGGCTCCGTAG